A genomic window from Balaenoptera acutorostrata chromosome 20, mBalAcu1.1, whole genome shotgun sequence includes:
- the C20H17orf113 gene encoding uncharacterized protein C17orf113 homolog encodes MVPPGKKPAGEASNSNKKCKRYFNEHWKEEFTWLDFDYERKLMFCLECRQALVRNKHGKAENAFTVGTDNFQRHALLRHVTSGAHRQALAVNRGRPTFERQAEGGGTFPGLATTPSFRGVKVEANPAKVAVLTTVYCMAKEDVPDDRCSALLELQRFNLCQALLGMEHGDYYSPRRVRDMQVAIASVLHTEACQRLKASPYVGLVLDETRDWPESHNLALFATSVSPCDGQPATTFLGSVELQEGEATAGQLLDILQAFGVSASKLAWLSSSLPSDRLGSVGPQLQAACPLLMELHCLPGRTDPKPPAYLGEYESVLDALFRLHGGPSSHVVPELRAALDLAAIDLAGPRPVPWASLLPVVEAVAEAWPCLVPTLEASAPASPTTRALALALRQFTFVAFTHLLLDALPSVQKLALVLQPEEPDLALLQPLVTAAAASLQAQRSSGGARLQGFLQELATSSPDLGRGRCTYRGVELVGYSEASVQGLERLRGAFLDSMRRGLRDSYPGPSLDAVAALAAIFDPRLYPQAPEELGAHGEGALRVLLRAFAPAVVRQRALGDFALFKRVVCSLGRLGPRALCAKLACARSELHELFPDFAALASLALALPAGAGLLDKVGRSRELRWWGPGGAGEGRGGPAVKIAVDGPPLREFDFALAVEFLESGWGEGLLGSQLT; translated from the exons ATGGTGCCCCCGGGGAAGAAACCAGCCGGAGAGGCTTCCAACTCCAATAAGAAGTGCAAGCGTTACTTCAACGAGCACTGGAAAGAGGAGTTCACCTGGCTGGACTTTGACTACGAGCGGAAGCTGATGTTTTGCCTCGAGTGCCGCCAGGCCCTGGTGCGCAACAAGCACGGCAAAGCGGAGAACGCCTTCACTGTGGGCACCGACAACTTCCAGCGCCACGCCCTGCTGCGCCACGTGACCTCGGGGGCCCACCGCCAGGCTCTGGCCGTCAACCGGGGCCGGCCCACTTTTGAGCGCCAGGCTGAGGGTGGAGGGACCTTTCCGGGCCTGGCGACCACCCCCAGCTTCAGGGGTGTCAAGGTGGAAGCGAACCCGGCCAAGGTGGCCGTGCTGACCACGGTGTACTGCATGGCCAAGGAGGACGTGCCTGACGACCGCTGCTCTGCCCTGCTCGAGCTGCAGAGGTTCAACCTGTGCCAGGCGCTGCTGGGCATGGAGCACGGCGATTACTACAGTCCCAGGAGGGTGAGGGACATGCAG GTGGCCATTGCCAGTGTCTTGCACACAGAGGCCTGCCAACGCCTGAAGGCATCCCCGTATGTGGGCCTGGTGTTGGATGAGACCCGGGACTGGCCTGAGTCCCACAATCTGGCCTTGTTTGCCACTTCGGTGTCCCCCTGCGATGGCCAGCCTGCCACCACCTTCCTGGGCAGCGTGGAGCTACAGGAAGGCGAGGCCACCGCTGGCCAACTCCTGGACATTCTGCAGGCTTTCGGCGTGTCTGCATCCAAGCTGGCCTGGCTCAGCTCAAGCCTCCCCAGTGACCGCCTGGGGAGCGTGGGCCCGCAGCTCCAGGCCGCCTGCCCACTGCTCATGGAGCTACACTGCCTCCCCGGCCGGACAGATCCCAAGCCCCCTGCCTACCTAGGTGAATATGAAAGTGTGCTGGATGCCCTATTCCGCCTCCACGGTGGCCCCAGTTCCCACGTGGTCCCTGAGCTCCGGGCGGCACTGGACCTTGCAGCTATTGACTTGGCAGGACCACGGCCAGTGCCCTGGGCCTCCCTGCTGCCTGTGGTGGAAGCAGTGGCTGAGGCTTGGCCTTGCCTGGTGCCCACACTGGAGGCCTCTGCCCCAGCCTCACCTACAACCAGGGCACTGGCCCTCGCCCTGCGCCAGTTCACCTTTGTGGCCTTCACCCACCTCCTGCTGGATGCTCTGCCTTCCGTGCAGAAGCTCGCCCTTGTCCTGCAGCCAGAAGAGCCGGACTTGGCCTTGCTGCAGCCGCTGGTGACGGCAGCTGCAGCCTCCCTCCAAGCGCAGCGCAGCTCAGGTGGGGCGCGTCTCCAGGGCTTCCTGCAGGAACTGGCAACCTCCAGCCCTGACTTGGGCCGCGGCCGCTGCACCTACCGCGGTGTGGAGCTGGTGGGCTACTCCGAGGCTTCGGTCCAGGGCTTGGAGCGGCTGCGGGGGGCCTTCCTGGACTCCATGCGGAGGGGGCTGCGGGACTCCTACCCCGGGCCCTCGCTGGACGCCGTGGCCGCCTTGGCGGCGATCTTCGACCCCCGCCTCTACCCGCAGGCACCCGAGGAGCTGGGCGCGCACGGCGAGGGGGCGCTGCGCGTCCTGTTGCGCGCCTTCGCCCCCGCAGTGGTGCGCCAGCGGGCGCTGGGCGACTTCGCGCTCTTCAAGCGCGTGGTGTGCAGCCTGGGGCGGCTGGGCCCGCGGGCCCTGTGCGCCAAGCTGGCGTGCGCGCGCTCTGAACTGCACGAGCTCTTCCCCGACTTCGCCGCCCTCGCCTCCCTGGCCTTGGCGCTGCCCGCGGGCGCCGGCCTCCTGGACAAGGTCGGCCGCAGCCGGGAGCTGCGGTGGtgggggccgggcggggcgggggaagGCCGGGGCGGCCCCGCGGTGAAGATCGCGGTGGATGGGCCGCCGCTGCGCGAGTTTGACTTTGCGCTGGCGGTGGAGTTCCTCGAGAGTGGGTGGGGCGAGGGGCTCCTGGGCTCGCAGCTCACGTGA